The following nucleotide sequence is from Nitrospirota bacterium.
GATTAAACCTGGTATTTTTGCTATCTCTTTTAATACTGCCATAGCCTCATTAGTTTTATACTTCATAAAATTCAGCAAAAAAGCAGCAGCCATTTCCCTAACCCCTAAATCTTCGTGTTTAAGTAACTTTGAAAGTGCCTCTTTGCCTTCACTTCCGAACCCACAAAGTTTCTTAAAACATTGGATGTATTTTTTAGCATATTTGTTACCTGCTTTGTGATCTCCAGCCATAATGGCTTCATTTTGTTTAATTACAGATTCAGCAAACTGCAATACGAGTTTATCTATGTTCTTTTTGTTTACCATATTCCTTTCGATACATTTTCCATAGCTTTTAATCCGAATTGATGTTGTGCTTACAGGCTGTGAAGATCAGACCCTTTCATTCGTCAAGATGCCAAGTACCTTCTTCCCAACGCTTAATGGTTTCACTAGCATCAAGACCAATTAGGCCCTGAATCTTGCTCAATTCCCTAAGAATACGAAGAGCCTCCTCCGTTTTGAACTTCAACAGATAAGCTGCGGCCGCTACTCGAACTCCGAGGTTTTCATGGTTGAAAAGTGTCGCTAGTTCTTCCCTTCCCGCATCGCCAAGTTGACGTAATTTCCTAAAACAGTCAATACGCT
It contains:
- a CDS encoding DUF2019 domain-containing protein — translated: MVNKKNIDKLVLQFAESVIKQNEAIMAGDHKAGNKYAKKYIQCFKKLCGFGSEGKEALSKLLKHEDLGVREMAAAFLLNFMKYKTNEAMAVLKEIAKIPGLIGFGASEAIKRWEEGTWKLED
- a CDS encoding DUF2019 domain-containing protein; translated protein: MGLNAKKLVEQFAEATIGQNQAIMDGDAKLSNKYANKRIDCFRKLRQLGDAGREELATLFNHENLGVRVAAAAYLLKFKTEEALRILRELSKIQGLIGLDASETIKRWEEGTWHLDE